A genome region from Carya illinoinensis cultivar Pawnee chromosome 2, C.illinoinensisPawnee_v1, whole genome shotgun sequence includes the following:
- the LOC122296176 gene encoding probable LRR receptor-like serine/threonine-protein kinase At4g37250 gives MMSSESDVRHLWWRILAFTLLVIQSCGLNTDGIILLSFKYYVRSDPLCVLESWNYHDETPCSWKGVTCAAQGLAANSRYSPVIGLALPNSQLLGSIPANLGMIEHLQNLNLSNNSLNGSLPSSLFKATQLQFLDLSNNLISGELPKTLGKLQNLQFLNLSDNALAGNIPNNLASLSNLTTVSLKNNYFLGTLPSGFDSVKVLDLSSNLMNGSLPSNFGGSSLHYLNLSYNRFSGNIPPGFSERILDNATIDLSFNNLNGKIPESDVFMNQESKSFSGNPDLCGEPTNNPCPIPSSPSSSPPNVSSPTSPPAIAAIPKTMNSTPETLAPGSPTGASQQDKQRGMRPETIIGIVLGDVAGIAILALILLYVYQLRKKKKRAENTAKKEANKAKDDWSSSSSESRGFTRWSCLRKKVQEEESSEATESDDSEDHGHQSRQRGQENHQRQQEQEQGKAGTLVTIDGGEKKLELETLLKASAYILGATGSSIMYKAVLEDGTAVAVRRIGESSAERFKDFENQVRVIAKLVHPNLVRIRGFYWGADEKLIIYDFVPNGSLTNARYRKVGSSPCHVPWEFRLKIAKGVASGLAYLHDKKHVHGNLKPSNILLGSDKEPKIGDFGLERLVSGDTSYKAGVSAQHFGSKRSTTSRESFQDLGIGISPSPSPSPSSFGVSPYHAPESLRSLKPTPKWDVYSFGVILLELLTGKVIVVDDMNQEIGLIVENKSRALRMADVAIRADMEGKEEVLMACFKLGFNCTSPIPQKRPTMKEVMQVLERIPC, from the exons ATGATGAGCTCCGAAAGTGATGTTCGCCATTTATGGTGGAGGATTCTTGCATTTACTCTACTTGTAATTCAATCTTGTGGGCTTAACACAGATGGTATTATCTTACTTTCTTTCAAGTACTATGTTCGCAGCGACCCTCTGTGCGTACTAGAGAGCTGGAACTACCACGACGAGACGCCGTGTTCATGGAAAGGAGTTACATGTGCAGCTCAAGGCTTAGCGGCCAATTCTCGGTACTCACCGGTGATCGGCTTAGCTCTCCCAAACTCTCAGCTTCTTGGCTCCATCCCTGCCAATCTGGGCATGATTGAACACCTCCAGAATCTCAACCTCTCCAACAATTCTCTCAATGGTTCTCTTCCTTCTTCGCTCTTCAAAGCAACTCAGCTCCAGTTTCTTGATTTGTCAAACAACTTGATCTCTGGCGAGCTACCAAAGACTCTTGGCAAGCTTCAAAACCTCCAGTTTCTTAACCTCTCTGACAATGCCTTGGCGGGAAACATACCCAACAACCTCGCAAGTCTCAGCAATCTAACCACTGTTTCTTTGAAGAACAACTACTTTTTGGGTACTCTTCCTAGTGGGTTCGACTCTGTTAAGGTCCTAGATCTGTCCTCGAATCTGATGAATGGGTCCCTACCCTCTAACTTTGGTGGTTCTAGTCTGCATTACTTGAACCTCTCCTATAACAGGTTCTCCGGGAATATCCCGCCAGGGTTTTCTGAGAGAATTCTAGACAATGCTACTATTGACCTATCATTCAACAATCTCAACGGAAAAATCCCGGAATCTGATGTTTTCATGAACCAAGAATCCAAATCCTTTTCTGGGAATCCTGATCTGTGTGGGGAACCAACCAATAATCCGTGTCCGattccttcttctccttcatcttcTCCGCCAAATGTCTCTTCCCCTACCTCTCCTCCTGCAATTGCTGCCATTCCAAAGACAATGAATTCCACCCCAGAAACCTTGGCACCTGGGTCGCCAACTGGGGCCTCTCAGCAGGACAAGCAAAGAGGCATGAGACCAGAAACGATAATAGGAATTGTTCTTGGAGATGTTGCAGGTATTGCAATTCTCGCTTTGATTCTCTTGTACGTGTACCAattgaggaagaaaaagaagagagccGAGAATACAGCGAAGAAAGAAGCTAACAAGGCGAAGGATGATTGGTCATCGTCTTCCTCTGAGTCAAGAGGATTCACGAGGTGGTCGTGCTTGCGAAAGAAAGTACAAGAGGAAGAGAGCTCAGAGGCCACAGAGTCTGATGACAGCGAAGATCATGGACACCAAAGCCGTCAAAGGGGTCAAGAAAATCATCAGCGGCAACAAGAGCAGGAGCAGGGCAAAGCAGGGACGCTGGTGACCATTGATGGTGGGGAGAAAAAACTCGAGCTTGAGACGCTCCTAAAGGCTTCAGCTTATATATTGGGTGCCACCGGTTCGAGCATAATGTACAAGGCTGTCCTAGAAGACGGGACAGCAGTTGCCGTCCGAAGAATCGGTGAGAGCAGTGCGGAACGGTTCAAAGACTTCGAGAACCAGGTCCGTGTCATAGCTAAGTTGGTACATCCCAACCTGGTTCGCATTCGTGGCTTTTACTGGGGTGCCGACGAGAAGCTCATCATCTATGACTTCGTTCCCAATGGCAGCCTCACCAACGCTCGTTACa GGAAAGTGGGCTCCTCGCCTTGCCATGTTCCGTGGGAATTCAGGCTCAAGATAGCAAAAGGTGTGGCCAGCGGCCTCGCCTACCTCCACGACAAGAAGCACGTGCATGGCAACTTGAAGCCTAGTAACATCCTCTTGGGCTCCGATAAAGAGCCTAAGATCGGGGATTTCGGTCTTGAGAGACTCGTATCGGGGGATACGAGCTATAAAGCTGGAGTGTCGGCCCAACATTTTGGGAGCAAGAGATCCACAACCTCACGCGAAAGCTTCCAAGATCTTGGAATTGGAATCagcccaagcccaagcccaagtCCAAGCTCGTTCGGGGTATCACCTTACCATGCACCTGAATCGCTTAGGAGTCTAAAGCCCACACCGAAGTGGGATGTTTACTCGTTTGGAGTGATATTGCTAGAGCTACTGACTGGGAAGGTTATTGTGGTGGATGACATGAATCAAGAAATTGGGCTTATAGTTGAGAATAAGAGCCGGGCTCTGAGGATGGCTGATGTGGCAATCCGAGCTGATATGGAAGGTAAAGAGGAAGTCCTAATGGCTTGCTTCAAGCTAGGGTTTAATTGCACCTCTCCAATCCCACAAAAAAGACCCACAATGAAAGAAGTCATGCAAGTTCTTGAGAGAATCCCATGTTAA